A window of Prevotella fusca JCM 17724 genomic DNA:
ATAATGACAGAGCAAGAGTTAGCTAATGTAATATGGGATATTAAGGAAGTTATTCGTAACTACTATGATGATTCAGAGGTAGAAGATGTTATTCTTCCTTTTACCCTTCTTCGTCGCTTGGATTGTGTCCTTGAGGACAAATATGAAACGATACTTGAAGAACTCAATCAGAGTCCTGAAAACATACGTAAATATAAGTTACAGGCACTGATGAAGCAGAATGGCCTTACATTCTTCAATAGTTCTGGCTTGTCTCTGAGAAAACTTCTTAATTCACCTGATCAGATAGGTGATGCTTTTAAAGAATATCTGGAAGGCTTTACCGATAATGTCAAGGATATTCTTGCCAATTTTGTTCATGAAGATGGAGATAGTGATGTAGTAGACTTATCTAAGATCTATTCCCGTCTTGACAGAGGCGATAAGTTATTTGCTGTAATCAAGCAGTTTGTTGAGAATGCAGACCTCCATCCAAGTAGAGTGAGTAATGCGATGATGGGTACTGTCTTTGAGATTGTTATCCGCCGTTCAAAAGAGTCTACTAACAGTAAGGCTGGTCAATTTTATACCCCACGTGAGATTGTAAAACTATTGGTTGCTCTTACCATGAGTGGAAAAGAACAGGAACTTTTTGTTCCAGGTAGAGCATTCACGATATACGATCCTTGCTGTGGTACTGGTGGAATGTTAACTGTTGGACGTGAACATCTTCAGGAGATGGCACAAAACAACAACTTAAAAGTGTATCTATATGGGCAAGAGTTAAGTCAGAAGACATACGCTATCTGTAAAGCGGATCTTTTGATGAAGGGTGACGATCAAAACCTTGACCAGCAACTTTTCCAAGGTGATACGCTTGCTGACGATAAACTCTATGGTAAGCATTTCAACTTTATGTTGGCTAACCCTCCTTTTGGTGTCGACTGGGGAAAGGATACCAAGGTTAAGAAGATAGTAATGCAGGATAATTGTCCTGGTGGACGTTTTGAAGCAGGACTACCTGCAACGTCTGATGGTTCACTACTCTTCCTGCAACACATGATTGCTAAGATGGATAGTAACGCTGGCTCTCGCATAGGCATTGTTCTCAATGGGTCGCCACTCTTCAATGGTGATGCAGGGACAGGATGGAGCAATATTCGTAAGATGTTGCTCGACCGTAACTTGCTCGATGCTATCATAGCCCTGCCTAAGAATCTCTTCTACGGTACTGACATCACCACCTATCTGTGGATACTTGATAACAAACGACCAGCAGAACGCTATCGCAAAGTGCTCTTTGTTGATGCTGCCCATAGCGAGTTTACCACCTTACTCCAGAAGAACTTGGGTAAGAAACGATTTGAGATAAGCGAGGAGGGAACGCACGACATCATTAGTATCTATAAGGCTTACGAGCCTTGCTGCCGTGACATTGTCTACGACAAGACAGGCGAGACGGAACACTTAGAGATTGCGAAGCTCATGGACTACGATGACTTCCTTTATACCAACGTGGCAGTACGACGTCCGTTGCGCCTGTGGTTTAGTGATATCCGTGCTACGTATGAGGCTTTATGCAGTAACGACGACTTTAAGGCTGACGACAAGAAGAACCTTATCTTGCGAGAGGTGGCAGCGATAGACGGTGTGGACGAACAGCGTAGCGACCACGAGTTCTTTGTGTTCTTGAAAGAGAATAGCGTGAAGACTACCAAGGCACAGAAGAAACAGTTGCGTGATGTGTTCGGCAGAGTAGCTGAGGATGCCCCCGAAGTGTTCGACGACCCTATAAAGAACAGTGGTGAGCTGGTTGCTGATACCAATCTGAACGATACCGAGAAGATACCAATGAAGGAAGATATCGACGACTACTTCCGTCGTGAGGTGCTACCTTTTGCACCCGATGCGTGGATGGAACGTGATAAAGACAAGGTAGGTTGTGAGTTCCCTTTCACCCGACTTTTCTATAAGTATCGCCCTTTGCGTAGTAGCGAAGAAATCCTTTCAGAACTGGCAGCATTAGACAGTGCGCTCAACAATGAACTCTCACAGCTAAAGGAGGACTAAGACGTATGAAGAAATACGATGAGTATAAGGATAGTGGAGTGGCATGGATTGGGGAAGTGCCGAAGCATTGGGAGGTACGTAAAATAAAACAGTGTTGTAATAAAGAACAATATTCTATTAAGACTGGCCCTTTTGGTTCACAATTAAAAGGAGAAGAATTAATGTCTCAAGGCGATGTGTCTGTCTATAGTCAACAGAATGTCATTAATAATGATTTTAATAAGATCCGATATTTTGTTTCTAACAAAAAGGCGAAGTCTCTAAGTAGTTTTTATACAAGGGCTAATGATGTCTTAATAACATCACGAGGAACAATAGGTAAAGCTGCAATCTTACAACCTCTATACCCTAAAGGTATTTTACATCCATGTTTGATAGCAATACGTTTAGACCAAGAGATTTGTCTACCTGAATGGCTTACAATGTATATAAATGAAACAGATTGTTTTAAGACAGATATTTCTGTTAGTAGTAATGCAACGACAATAGATGTTATTTATACAGGGACTCTTAAAGACATATATATTCCAATACCTACCATATCTGAGCAGACCGCTATTGCAACCTACCTTGATACACACTGTGCAAAGATAGATAACCTCATTTCTATTCAACAAAAGCGTATTGCGCTACTCCAAGAACTGAAACAGAGTGTTATCACTCATGCCGTAACGAAAGGACTGAACCCTAATGTCGAAATGAAACAGTCGGGAGTTGAGTGGATAGGAGATGTGCCTAAGCATTGGGAGGTGATGCCTTTAAAGAAATATTGTAAAATGAATAAAGGTCTTACTTTTACCAAAACTGATATTGTTGACGAGGGAGAATCTGTTATAAGCTATGGACAAATCCATTCGAAGTTAAATAATGGTGTCTCTTTGGATTGTAAATTAATTCGCCATGTTCCAATAGGAATTGTTAAAAATGGAGAGAAGTCTAAAGCCCATAAAGGCGATTTTATCTTTGCAGATACATCAGAAGACTATGAAGGTTGTGGTAATTTCGTATATAATGATACAAATCAAGCTATATATGGTGGCTATCATACTATAATATTACAAACTGAGACTTTGAATGCAAAGTATATAGGTTATCTTTTTAAAACAGATTGTTGGCGTTATCAGATTCGGTCACGTGTATATGGTGTTAAAGTATATAGTATAACTCAATCTATTTTGTCTATATGTTCTATTATTCTTCCACCACAAGATGAGCAAAAGCAAATCGCCTCTTACCTCGACCACAAATGTGCTACCATAGATACCTCTATCTCCAATGCCCAACACCAAATAGACCTTCTACAAGAGTATAAGCAAAGCTTGATAACGGAGGTGGTTACGGGCAAAAGTAAGGTAACTGATAACTGACAACATGCCGAGCACGAGCCGTGTTGGGGCTTGTCACGTAATGTGCGAAGCCCTTAGAAAGGGTTCAAGGACTATACTAAGGGATGAAACCTGAGTTTCATAAGTATTAAACTACCTGAAAGATGGTTTTTACCTAATGACTGTATAGCTATAACGGATGTAAGATAAACTAAATATTGACAACAAACAACAATAAAATATGCTAAATCCTTTAAACGAGACAACCTTTGAAACGCATATTGCAAACTATCTTGCAAACAGCGACCTCTATAATCAGCGTAGTAGCGCACAGTTTGACATCGAACGCTTGTGTGACACCGAGATGTTAGAACAGTTCTTACGAGCACAACCCATTGCGTGGAAGAAACTGTCACAACATTTCCCTGGCAAGGAGACAGAGACGGTTATCCGTGAGTACAACAAGCGATTAGACCGTGGAGAGAGTGTCCTGAACATCATGCGCAAGGGCTTCACGGTGAGTGGGGCTAAGGTAAAGTTCTGCCAGTTTAAGCCTGTTTTGGAAGGAGAAGGTACAGACAATTACCGCTTATATCGTGCTAACAACTTTAGTGTTGTACGCCAAATGCGATACTCTACAGGAAACGACAAGGGAAAGGAACTTGATATGTGTATCCTGCTAAATGGTATTCCTTTATTTACATTTGAACTGAAGAACGAAGGAACAGATCAAAATTACACACACGGTATTAGTCAATACCGAGAGAATCGCAACCCAGAGAATAGAATGCTCCGAAACTGTCTTGTTCATTTTGTAATGGATAACCAGTACGCATTTATGACTACAAAGCTGAAAGGAGAAAAAACAACCTTCCTGCCTTTCAACCGCGAGACAGTGAATCCGACGATAGAAGGCGAGTACCCAACAGCTTATATGTGGATGGAGATACTTCAGGCAGATTCTGTTCTTGACTTACTTGTAAACTTCATCAAACGTTATGAAGAGACTTACGAGGACAAGGATACAAAGGAACGTAAAAAAGAGACTATTCTTATATTTCCTCGCTACCATCAGCTTCGTGCTGTACGTAAGCTTCGTCGCTTAGTGCGTGAAGAAGGTGCTGGTAATAATTACCTTATTCAACATTCAGCAGGAAGTGGTAAGACAAAGACTATGGCTTGGTTAGCTCATCAGCTTGCTAACATGACACATGAAAATGGATCTGCCATATTTGACAGTATTATAATGGTAACCGACCGTATTGTACTGAATCGCAATATGGCTGAAGACGTTGTGAATTTTGAAACCACTGCAGGTACAGTAAAGGATATTCGAAGATCATCTAAGACACTTGCTAAAGCTTTGGATGGTGAAAACCGTATTATTATATCTACAGTACAGAAGTTTGCTTACGCTCTTGATCATCTCAAACATGAGAAGTCAAAGAAGTATGCCGTTATCATTGACGAGGCACATACAGCTGTTGGTAACGAGGCTGCAAAAGACCTTGTAAAAGCCCTTTCAACAGAAAAAGATTTAGAAGCAATTGGTGGTTATGATCCAGAGGAGTATGAGAGTCCGCTTGATGCGCTGATGGCACAAAGGCAAGTATATAGAAAGATGATGAAGCATATTTCTAATTTTGCTTTTACCGCTACTCCTAAAGATAAGACATTCGCTCTTTATGGTAAGGACGGAAAGGAAGCGCATGACTTGTATTCTATGAAACAAGCCATCGACGAGAAGTTTATCCTTGATGTCACACAGAACTACGTCAGTTACAAAACGATGTTCGAGTTAATAGCAAAAGATCCTACTAAAGATGCAAACGAACAGTTTGAGAAAAAGAAGGCTCTAAAAGTAATTGCGACAAAGCTGGGACAGGATAAGTATATTAAGTTGCGTAAGGCAAGTATGATGGTAGATCAGTTTATGAAATTTACCATTAATAAAATCAATCATCAAGCTAAAGCTATGGTAGTATGTGACTCACGACAAGCTGCCGCTGATTATAAGCAGATAATTGATCGCATAATACTTGATGAGTATAATGGTTCTATCAAGACCTTAGTAGCTTTTTCAGGTGAAGTTACAGACAGTAATGGTCGCAAGTGTACTGAAGCAAATTTGAATGATGATGGTGTTACTGATAATGCAATAGCAGAGAAGTTTAAGGACAATGACTATAAGTTTCTCATTGTTGCAGAAAAGTTCCAAACAGGTTTTGATCAGAAGCTTCTCCATACAATGTTTGTAGACCGTTCGCTCGGTGGTATTCAATGTATACAAACACTTTCACGATTGAATCGTACTTACTGGCCATACAAGGAAGACACACTCGTTGTTGATTTCCGAAATGATGCAGATTCTGTAAAAAAAGCCTTTAATCAGTACTACACAGTAACCTCTCTTACTGGTAGTGTTGACACACAGCGTGTATACACCTTAAAGGAAGATGTTGAAAGATGGAATATCTTCAGCGAAGAAGAAGTCAACGATGTCTGTCAAAGAATGATAGATCAGGAAACAGTTACAGGAATTCCATCACTTTTGTTGAATATTGTAAATGAAAGGGTATTACCTCTGTCTGACGAGGAAAAGGACGCATATCGTAAACTGGTAAACCGTTTTGTTCGTCAATACGGATTTCTGGCGCAGATTATGGAGTTTACTGACCCTGACCTTGAGAAGTTTTATGTTTTCTGTAAGGTGTTCTATAAGTATCTTCCTTATACCAAGGAGACTTTGCCAATGGAACTTGTTGATATGATAGATCTTGACAAACTTAGAATTCAGTTGTCGTTTGAAGGTAGTATTGAACTCGAAGACGAACCAACTGAGCTAAAGGCAAGTCGTATAGGAGAGGTCGGACAACAGAAAGAGGATGAGAAAAAGACTGTTGCTGAGTTGCTTGATATGGTGAATAGTCCCTTCGCTGATATTCTGAATGAAAATGATAAGATTATTAAGCAGATATGGGATGATCTTCTGAAAGACCCAGAGGTGATAGATGCAGCTCGTGCAGGAAACTCTTACGATGTAATGATCAATATCTGCAAACAGAAATTCGATGAAACAATCGTAAATCAAATTGATAAGTATCTCAACTTTAGAGAAATTCTTGACAAGGAGAAAGGCTTTGCTTTAACACTGATTGGTAAGTTTGTAGAGGCGTTGGTAATGCAAGCTAATGCTACGTCAAGTCTTGTCTATGATGAAGCTGTATTAAAAGACAAAATCGCTGAAGCTATGGCAGAAGAGTTTGAAGGTGTTTGTCAAAAGATGAGGAGTTTGCCTGAAATTGTAGATTATCTTTTCTTCATACTGAATACATCCAGCCTTCCAAAACTCGATGGTATTGATACCTTACTTCGAGAGGCTTTGAATAATATCTATACAAATCCTAATATTACGCCTGTTGTTAAGTATGCGTTCTTCAATTCATTGGTACAGAAATTTGAAGCATTCTTAAAGAAACTCTACTATCTGATCAACGATGAAGAAATTAATGGTCGTGATGGAAAAGATGCTTCATTGTCTGATGCTGTTCATGCCTTTAAATGTCTTTGGGACTTAAAGCATGCAAAAGATGAGGATCGTAAGAAGTTTGAAGCTTATCTTCAGAAGGTACGTGATTGGCGAAATGAAGAAGCGCATAATGCTCCTGACAAGAACGATTCTGATATAGCAGTAGCTATCAAGGTTGTGGTTGCAATGTACCTTTATGTTACAGCATATTCTATAACCGATCTGGAAATGGCTGGATTTTAGACTATACTGTGAAGTAAATCTGAGCAATTGTACCATGAGTCAAAAAATATTTTAACGCTATAAATGCATTCTTATAAAATTATCTCTTTATCTCAAATCGAATTGTAAAATCTCGATTTGGGGTAAAGGGGAATTTTTGATATGACAATTTCGTTGGTTTTATGAATATAGTCAATTTCTTATTGTAAATTTGTTTTTAATAATCAAAGATAACTTTTAAAATTTAACAAACTATGATTCAAAGATTTTTTCATCCAGTAGGACAAGGTGCCTTTTATTCAGAAAGACACATAGATGACAATATAAATATTGTGTATGACTGTGGTACCGAGTACACTAACAGAGGAAACAAAGGTACTAAGGGAGTAGTTTCTCAAAGTTTTAGTAAAAATGACGTAATACATTATCTATTCATTTCTCATTTTGATTATGATCATATTTCCAAGATTACTTTATTAAAGAAAACCGTTAAAAAAATAGAAAACGTAGTTTTGCCACTACTACATGAAGAAACAAAGCGATTCTTATCTGAAATTTATTTAGCTTTAGAAGAAGACGATTTAGCCACTTTGGTCAGTGACCCAACTCAATACTTTGACCCTGAGACTAAAATTATAGTTGTTAAACCTGGCGAGTATAGTGAAGTAAGATTAAGTAAAGAAGATGACCCAGTTAAGGGGGAAAAAATAATAAAGTAAGAATAATTCCCAGCGGAAGAATTTTACCTCTTGACTTAAATGAATCTGATTGGGTTTTTATTCCTCATAATTATGAGTATAAAATCCGTAGTAAGGCGTTTGTTGAGAAAATACAAGACTCAGTAGTTGATTTACAGAAACTAAAGAAGGATCCAGAATATACTACTCAAAAAAGAATTATTGATAAATAGTACTGATGCGATAAAATCGCGTTAAGTTTTACATATTATCAAATAGAGGTAGTTCTTTGACATATTGATTGTAAATGACAGAGGTTCTCGGCTTAGTGATTAAATCTCTGAGGTGAGTTTTCTCCAAAGCAGAAACTCTTATCAGCGTTGCCACTTCCGTAATGGTGTATGGGCTTTTGTTGTCCGCCTTTATTCTTGCAACAAGCAGATAGGCGATGACTGCAACCCAGAGATGGATTCGGACTGCATTCCCGGAATACCCCCACAAGGTCTTCACGACAATGTTCTGCTTTATCCACTTGAAGAACACCTCTATGTCCCATCTGTGCCTATACAGGACGGACACTTCCACTGCGCTGATCTCGAAGTTGTTAGTGATGAACACTATTTCTTCACACGTCTCCTCATCATAGTGGCAGACTGCCCTGAAAGGCTCAGGGTAAAGTGCATGAGTCTTTGGCTGAGTCAAGCGAATGGTAAAGTCGCCTCGAATACCATCCTCTCGGGAGAAGTCTTTTCTATGACCAATAATCTCGTATTTCATGTTGTCCTTCGGTCTGGTAACCCAATAGGCTCCAGCCAAATGGAAGCGAAAGAACTCATCGAAGTCAACATAGGCCTTGTCCATCATATAGAAGGCAAGAGGCTCCGGCGCAGTCAGTTCAAGTTCGTTGCTGTCATGCCATCTGCCATCCGTGATGTGGATGTTTGCTGGAATGCTCCCGCGCAAGTCAAGCAGAGTGTGCATCTTCACCGCCCCCTTGTTGTATCTTCCTAAAGCCCATGTCGCAAGTTTGACACTTGTGGAGATGGTCGTGGAATCGAGGGAGTAAAGTACGTTGTCTATAGTGACATCTGGTATCGAGGTCCTTGTGTATAAAGGTCTTACCAGATTTATCATATAGATGCCAAACTCCTCATAGATGCGGTAATCCCGATTGTCGTTAGCTCGGGAAAGTGATGACTGGTTGACCGTGTTGCCAAATCCAAGATGGTAGAGGATGTCCTTGTGGGCACCAAGACACAGGCAGATGTCCCGTAGGGAATCACAACTCGTCAGCTGTCCAAACAAAAGGTGCAGAAGCTGGTTGTAACAAGTCAAATCCTTGACATGCCAGTCGCCACGGTACTTCTTCACGCACTTGTCGAACTGATAACGAGGTATGTACTTCACAACTTGTGAAAACACATATCGACCGACGTTCATAACAATGCAGTTTTGGTTGCAAAGTTACGCTGTCATTTTCAAATCAAAAAATCAAAGAACGATCTGAAACCCTTATTAATAAAGGGATATATGAAGTTTAATTTAAAATTATTGCATCACTAGTAATTGATAAATTAAAAAGTATCTACAAAGATTTTGATGAAAATATAAACTTAAATTCCATGTTTTTATATTCTGGACCGGAAAAGGAAACAAGTAATGAAATCTATCAAGTATATCAGAGATATTTTAAGGACAAATTCTGCTCTAAACAGCTATATTATAAGTATATGCTTTACAAGCGACCTGCTTGCTTATACACAGGTGATGGAGACTTAAATTTTGTAGATGTTCAAAGTGTATATAAAGACTACTGGCATTTCATAGGAACTATACAGATACCTCACCACGGTAGCCTTTCATCATTTAATGAAAACATATTGTTCAATCGACCTTTCTTTTGTCCTATTTCTGTAGGGAAGAATAACTCCTATGGACACCCCTCTCAAGAGGTAATTAGTAGAATGCTTCAGTATAAAAGTTATCCTATACTTGTAACAGAAGATGTAGATAGTACTTTTGTTGAAATTATCAGACCATGGTAGTATAATTTTAACTATCAAACCTAAGAGTTTCTATCTGTATTATTCATTTATACTACTACATTAAAAAAGACTAAAGTTTAATTTGAACTTAAGAATATTAGTTGATTAAACAGATTTTTCTCACAATAGTACTATTGTTACGAAGTTTTAGCATCTGTGCAGATAGGCTGCACAGATGTTTGTTATCTTTGTAGCATAAATTAATTTAAATTATGAGCAAAACAAAAATACCGATAGCAACAGTCAGAGAACTTTGGTGGAAAGCTGCAGGTCGATGTGAATTTAAAGGCTGTAATAAGGCTTTATATCATCATGGTGTAACAATGGATAACTGTAATTTGGCTAACTATGCACATATTATAGCAGACTCTCCTAATGGACCAAGAGGGACAATCGACTCTAAAAAGTTAGCATCAGATTCTAAAAATTTGATGCTGTTGTGTCAAGATTGTCATAAATATATAGATAACGAAGGTAAAGATAAATATGATGCTGATACTCTCTTTGGAATGAAGAAGAGACATGAAGAACGTATGGAGTTTCTTACGGGGTTAAAAGAGGATGTTCAAGCCAATATTGTTGTTTTTCGTGCAAATATAGCAAGCGATTGCCCAGACTTTAATTTCTCTCAGTTGAAGGATGCATTATTGCCAAACTTCTATCCGACAAACACTAATCCAATAGAATTAGGAGCAAATTTATATAATAATCAGTCATGGGAAGAGTACTGGAAACAAGAAGTTGAAAATCTTAAGTACCAATGTGACAGAAATATCTTAAATGTTATTGATAAATGGGAGTATAAAAGAATTGCTCTCTTTGGGTTTGCTCCGATGCCTTTGCTTGTCTATTTGGGTACTCTCCTTAATAGCAAGCGTGAGGTTTTAGTATACCAGAAACAACGTAGTGGCGGATGGAGCTGGCAACAGGACAATAGCTCTATAGACTTTATTGTTAATAAACCTTCTATTACCGAAGGTAATCCTGCTTTAGTTCTCTCTCTTAGTGCTTCTATAACAGACCGAGTTAGAAGAGAAAGAGGTAATGATAATCTCTGGGAAATAACGATAGATAGTCCAAATATGGATTTTTTAGACTCAAAATCAACTTTAGATAAATTCTGTAGAATTACAGAAAATCTATTGGAGGAAATATCTAAAACATCTAATCATAAACCAATCGCATTATATTTGGCAGCACCAGTTGCTTGTTGTATAGAGCTTGGGAGAGTTTGGATGCCTAAAGCTAATTCGCCATTACACATCTACGAGTTTAATAAAACAGAAGATAAACTTGCAATAATAATTAACAACAAATAGTACTATTATGTTACAGACTAATGACAACTTAAGCAGGGAACTTAATGAATTGTTTCTTATGCTTTCTAAGAGTCTCGATATAACAAAGACTCAGTATGACAACTTAACGAGAAGCTATTCAGCTGTTGGTAAATATCTGGAAGAAGATCCAGAGTTGTCTTCATATCATCCTGTCATAACCCCACAAGGTTCACTCCGTTTAGGTACAATAATTCAACCCATAAATGAGGAGGATGATTTAGATGTTGATTTAGTATATCGTCTAATAGAGAAGGGGCCTACTTGGACCCAGTTTGATTTAAAAACTCGTGTTGGCAATCGTCTAAAATCGCACAGTCTATATAAGGAGATGCTTGATAAGGAAGGAAGAAGGTGTTGGACATTATTGTATAGGCAAAACTCTGATAATAACAAAGAACGCTATCACATGGATATATTACCTTGTGTAGCTGAAAGTACATATTTAGAGCGTTTTCATATCTTAAATGCTTCTGGATTCGACGCACAAGCGATAGATGATATCTCCATACGTATTACTGATAATAAATGTGACAATTATAAAACGTCTATCTGCATTAGAGAATGGATGAAAAGTAATCCAGATGGATATGCTATGTGGTTTGCTTCTCGCTGCAATATTACTTCACAAAACAATAGAGCCCTTTTAGAGAATGTTATACCTGTCCGCAAATATGTAGAAAACAAAACAATTCTTCAACGAATAGTACAGATACTGAAACGTCATAGAGACGTAATGTTTAATGGAGACAAAGAAAAACCGATTTCCATTATTATCACAACCTTAGCTGCGAAAGCTTATAAAGGTGAAGATAATCTTTTTATTGGTCTTAATAATGTGATTGATGGAATGGAGTCACAGATACATAAAAATCAAGATGGCACCTACGTTATAGAAAACCCAGTTAATTCAGAAGAAAACTTTGCTGATAAATGGACTAGTCATCCTAATAGACGTGATAATTTCTTTAGGTGGTTAGGTAAACTTAAGAGTGATAAAGGCGCTTTTCTTAATTGTAAAGGAAGTGTGTTACGTAATGTTTTCGCATCATCTTTTGGTAAAAAGGTTACTAATCTTATATTTGAGAAGAGAGCATTAGAACATAAGGCAGAAGCTTCTAATTCAAAACTAAAAGTGTCTTCTACAGGTATTATTGGAGCAATTGGAACAACGTTAAATGCAAAAAACACATTCTTTGGTGAAAAATAGGAAATATACTGTTTATGAGCAACTTAGTTCATTGCTAGCTTGCTTCAAAGGTGGACGTTCTGAGAGGAGACACAATGGTTTTACGTGGTGGTTTGAGGTTACTCCAACTCCTTTAAGTGATACTTATTTACTTAAAATAGTATATAATCAACATACTATACCATTGGTTTATGTGGAAGAACCAAAACCTTTGTTATTAGCAA
This region includes:
- a CDS encoding type I restriction-modification system subunit M, encoding MTEQELANVIWDIKEVIRNYYDDSEVEDVILPFTLLRRLDCVLEDKYETILEELNQSPENIRKYKLQALMKQNGLTFFNSSGLSLRKLLNSPDQIGDAFKEYLEGFTDNVKDILANFVHEDGDSDVVDLSKIYSRLDRGDKLFAVIKQFVENADLHPSRVSNAMMGTVFEIVIRRSKESTNSKAGQFYTPREIVKLLVALTMSGKEQELFVPGRAFTIYDPCCGTGGMLTVGREHLQEMAQNNNLKVYLYGQELSQKTYAICKADLLMKGDDQNLDQQLFQGDTLADDKLYGKHFNFMLANPPFGVDWGKDTKVKKIVMQDNCPGGRFEAGLPATSDGSLLFLQHMIAKMDSNAGSRIGIVLNGSPLFNGDAGTGWSNIRKMLLDRNLLDAIIALPKNLFYGTDITTYLWILDNKRPAERYRKVLFVDAAHSEFTTLLQKNLGKKRFEISEEGTHDIISIYKAYEPCCRDIVYDKTGETEHLEIAKLMDYDDFLYTNVAVRRPLRLWFSDIRATYEALCSNDDFKADDKKNLILREVAAIDGVDEQRSDHEFFVFLKENSVKTTKAQKKQLRDVFGRVAEDAPEVFDDPIKNSGELVADTNLNDTEKIPMKEDIDDYFRREVLPFAPDAWMERDKDKVGCEFPFTRLFYKYRPLRSSEEILSELAALDSALNNELSQLKED
- a CDS encoding restriction endonuclease subunit S, whose protein sequence is MKKYDEYKDSGVAWIGEVPKHWEVRKIKQCCNKEQYSIKTGPFGSQLKGEELMSQGDVSVYSQQNVINNDFNKIRYFVSNKKAKSLSSFYTRANDVLITSRGTIGKAAILQPLYPKGILHPCLIAIRLDQEICLPEWLTMYINETDCFKTDISVSSNATTIDVIYTGTLKDIYIPIPTISEQTAIATYLDTHCAKIDNLISIQQKRIALLQELKQSVITHAVTKGLNPNVEMKQSGVEWIGDVPKHWEVMPLKKYCKMNKGLTFTKTDIVDEGESVISYGQIHSKLNNGVSLDCKLIRHVPIGIVKNGEKSKAHKGDFIFADTSEDYEGCGNFVYNDTNQAIYGGYHTIILQTETLNAKYIGYLFKTDCWRYQIRSRVYGVKVYSITQSILSICSIILPPQDEQKQIASYLDHKCATIDTSISNAQHQIDLLQEYKQSLITEVVTGKSKVTDN
- a CDS encoding type I restriction endonuclease subunit R; its protein translation is MLNPLNETTFETHIANYLANSDLYNQRSSAQFDIERLCDTEMLEQFLRAQPIAWKKLSQHFPGKETETVIREYNKRLDRGESVLNIMRKGFTVSGAKVKFCQFKPVLEGEGTDNYRLYRANNFSVVRQMRYSTGNDKGKELDMCILLNGIPLFTFELKNEGTDQNYTHGISQYRENRNPENRMLRNCLVHFVMDNQYAFMTTKLKGEKTTFLPFNRETVNPTIEGEYPTAYMWMEILQADSVLDLLVNFIKRYEETYEDKDTKERKKETILIFPRYHQLRAVRKLRRLVREEGAGNNYLIQHSAGSGKTKTMAWLAHQLANMTHENGSAIFDSIIMVTDRIVLNRNMAEDVVNFETTAGTVKDIRRSSKTLAKALDGENRIIISTVQKFAYALDHLKHEKSKKYAVIIDEAHTAVGNEAAKDLVKALSTEKDLEAIGGYDPEEYESPLDALMAQRQVYRKMMKHISNFAFTATPKDKTFALYGKDGKEAHDLYSMKQAIDEKFILDVTQNYVSYKTMFELIAKDPTKDANEQFEKKKALKVIATKLGQDKYIKLRKASMMVDQFMKFTINKINHQAKAMVVCDSRQAAADYKQIIDRIILDEYNGSIKTLVAFSGEVTDSNGRKCTEANLNDDGVTDNAIAEKFKDNDYKFLIVAEKFQTGFDQKLLHTMFVDRSLGGIQCIQTLSRLNRTYWPYKEDTLVVDFRNDADSVKKAFNQYYTVTSLTGSVDTQRVYTLKEDVERWNIFSEEEVNDVCQRMIDQETVTGIPSLLLNIVNERVLPLSDEEKDAYRKLVNRFVRQYGFLAQIMEFTDPDLEKFYVFCKVFYKYLPYTKETLPMELVDMIDLDKLRIQLSFEGSIELEDEPTELKASRIGEVGQQKEDEKKTVAELLDMVNSPFADILNENDKIIKQIWDDLLKDPEVIDAARAGNSYDVMINICKQKFDETIVNQIDKYLNFREILDKEKGFALTLIGKFVEALVMQANATSSLVYDEAVLKDKIAEAMAEEFEGVCQKMRSLPEIVDYLFFILNTSSLPKLDGIDTLLREALNNIYTNPNITPVVKYAFFNSLVQKFEAFLKKLYYLINDEEINGRDGKDASLSDAVHAFKCLWDLKHAKDEDRKKFEAYLQKVRDWRNEEAHNAPDKNDSDIAVAIKVVVAMYLYVTAYSITDLEMAGF
- a CDS encoding ComEC/Rec2 family competence protein; the encoded protein is MIQRFFHPVGQGAFYSERHIDDNINIVYDCGTEYTNRGNKGTKGVVSQSFSKNDVIHYLFISHFDYDHISKITLLKKTVKKIENVVLPLLHEETKRFLSEIYLALEEDDLATLVSDPTQYFDPETKIIVVKPGEYSEVRLSKEDDPVKGEKIIK
- a CDS encoding IS4 family transposase, which codes for MNVGRYVFSQVVKYIPRYQFDKCVKKYRGDWHVKDLTCYNQLLHLLFGQLTSCDSLRDICLCLGAHKDILYHLGFGNTVNQSSLSRANDNRDYRIYEEFGIYMINLVRPLYTRTSIPDVTIDNVLYSLDSTTISTSVKLATWALGRYNKGAVKMHTLLDLRGSIPANIHITDGRWHDSNELELTAPEPLAFYMMDKAYVDFDEFFRFHLAGAYWVTRPKDNMKYEIIGHRKDFSREDGIRGDFTIRLTQPKTHALYPEPFRAVCHYDEETCEEIVFITNNFEISAVEVSVLYRHRWDIEVFFKWIKQNIVVKTLWGYSGNAVRIHLWVAVIAYLLVARIKADNKSPYTITEVATLIRVSALEKTHLRDLITKPRTSVIYNQYVKELPLFDNM